One genomic region from Spirosoma sp. KCTC 42546 encodes:
- a CDS encoding nuclear transport factor 2 family protein gives MKASILALGFLLTGMQASFAQAPTSTTATIPPTKAQQEIIDLSKQKWQWMADKNVDKLAQLFDDKSKFVHMSGTWKKDEELDIIKTGSIWYKNADVHDVAVELFDANTAIIWSRITLVAMVRGTEAKTEFTVTEVYKKQGRSWKMLALTFSSVRDTHVIKH, from the coding sequence ATGAAAGCATCAATTCTCGCTCTGGGTTTCCTGCTTACGGGCATGCAGGCCTCCTTCGCTCAAGCCCCAACGTCAACTACTGCTACTATACCCCCCACGAAAGCCCAGCAGGAAATCATTGACCTCTCAAAGCAAAAATGGCAGTGGATGGCCGATAAGAATGTGGACAAACTGGCGCAGCTCTTCGACGATAAGTCAAAATTCGTCCATATGAGCGGCACCTGGAAAAAGGACGAAGAGCTCGATATTATCAAAACCGGGAGCATCTGGTACAAGAATGCGGATGTACACGATGTGGCGGTAGAGCTATTCGATGCTAACACAGCTATCATCTGGAGTCGGATTACGCTGGTGGCCATGGTTCGGGGCACGGAGGCCAAGACGGAGTTTACTGTTACCGAAGTCTATAAAAAACAAGGCCGTTCCTGGAAAATGTTGGCCCTGACATTTAGTAGTGTTCGGGACACTCATGTGATTAAGCATTAA
- a CDS encoding nuclear transport factor 2 family protein yields MQRPTVVKSFLALSILGFCFTLLSAQAARAQATPNSEQEIIALSKDKWQWMSDKNVDKLTTLFDDKSMFVHMGGSWGKGQELDVIKSGNIWYKKATVHSTTFHMIDNTAILLSDLDLVAVVGGNEVVNPFMVTEVYVKENGKWMLGQLSFSRLMRPVKN; encoded by the coding sequence ATGCAACGACCAACCGTGGTAAAATCCTTCCTGGCCCTATCCATTCTGGGGTTTTGTTTTACGCTGCTAAGCGCACAAGCTGCCCGCGCGCAGGCAACGCCGAATTCAGAACAGGAAATCATTGCGCTCTCGAAGGATAAATGGCAATGGATGTCTGACAAGAATGTGGACAAACTAACAACCTTATTTGACGACAAGTCGATGTTTGTTCACATGGGTGGCAGCTGGGGCAAGGGCCAGGAACTGGATGTAATAAAAAGCGGAAATATCTGGTACAAGAAAGCGACGGTTCATTCAACGACCTTCCATATGATTGACAATACGGCCATTCTGTTGAGCGACCTCGATCTGGTAGCCGTCGTAGGCGGCAACGAAGTGGTCAATCCCTTCATGGTGACGGAGGTCTATGTGAAAGAGAACGGCAAGTGGATGTTAGGGCAACTCTCCTTCTCCAGACTGATGCGGCCCGTCAAAAACTAG
- a CDS encoding sorbosone dehydrogenase family protein, whose amino-acid sequence MFDPDYARNGIFYTLHMENATTPDESAMPKPGVLPGLNLAGYTTTPALAKPTVASDARFARELVIVEWTDRQLGNMTFEGTAREVFRLYVPGLFHPLNEITFNPAARPGDPDWRVMYLGIGDAGTGERPGPMRLHAQRLDTYQGKILRIIPTLSDHVSTSKVSENGRYRIPNDNPFVSVEGVRKEIWAYGLRNPHRLTWYVDPARPREPVLLAFNIGLVSWETVAIIKKGANYGYPFREGTQSMSASNGMGALPADDVLPVQVSDTVTHGTVKPTYAVIAYPHTPGGGDAIANGFVYRGKRIPALKETLVFGDITTGRIWYANMKDVLAADDSNPLTMAPLHELGTRVRALSEETYRRRGGRNPSLPGRGAVAGAGRIDLRLAEDNDGELYVLTKGDGMIRAFISVK is encoded by the coding sequence GTGTTCGATCCGGACTATGCGCGAAACGGCATTTTCTATACGCTGCACATGGAAAATGCCACTACGCCTGACGAGAGCGCTATGCCGAAGCCCGGTGTATTACCCGGACTAAATTTGGCCGGCTACACCACCACACCGGCACTGGCCAAGCCGACAGTAGCTAGTGATGCGCGGTTTGCGCGTGAGTTGGTCATTGTCGAGTGGACGGATCGGCAACTCGGCAATATGACGTTCGAAGGGACGGCACGTGAGGTGTTTCGTCTGTATGTACCGGGGCTCTTTCATCCCCTCAATGAAATCACATTCAATCCGGCGGCTCGGCCGGGCGACCCAGACTGGCGAGTTATGTACCTGGGCATTGGGGACGCTGGTACGGGCGAGCGGCCAGGCCCTATGCGGTTGCATGCCCAACGGCTCGATACGTACCAGGGAAAGATTCTTCGCATCATTCCGACACTGAGCGATCACGTGTCGACGAGTAAAGTCAGTGAGAATGGCCGCTATCGAATTCCCAACGACAATCCCTTCGTCTCGGTTGAGGGCGTGCGAAAGGAAATCTGGGCGTATGGTCTGCGCAATCCGCACCGCCTGACCTGGTATGTCGACCCCGCACGGCCACGCGAACCTGTATTGCTTGCCTTCAACATTGGCCTCGTCAGTTGGGAGACCGTGGCGATTATCAAAAAGGGGGCGAATTACGGCTATCCATTTCGCGAGGGAACACAGAGTATGTCAGCGAGCAACGGGATGGGGGCGTTGCCGGCTGACGATGTGCTTCCTGTCCAGGTCTCAGATACTGTGACACATGGCACCGTGAAGCCTACCTATGCTGTTATTGCCTATCCTCACACGCCCGGCGGTGGCGATGCGATTGCCAACGGCTTCGTCTATCGAGGGAAGCGAATTCCAGCGTTGAAAGAGACGCTAGTGTTCGGTGATATTACGACGGGTCGTATCTGGTATGCCAACATGAAAGACGTGTTGGCCGCCGATGACAGTAATCCGCTCACTATGGCACCACTACACGAACTGGGCACACGGGTCCGAGCGCTGTCGGAGGAGACTTACAGGCGTCGCGGTGGCCGAAATCCGAGCCTACCGGGCCGGGGAGCCGTTGCAGGGGCCGGTCGTATTGACCTACGATTGGCCGAGGATAACGACGGAGAACTGTACGTGCTGACCAAAGGGGACGGTATGATTCGTGCTTTTATAAGCGTTAAATAG